The window GGATCGAGCGGCCTCGACTACTTCGGCGCCCGCTACTACGACTCGGGCCTCGGACGCTTCCTCACCCCTGACTGGAGCGCGGCGCCCGAGGCCACCCCCTACGCGAATCTGAGCGACCCGCAGAGCCTTAACCCCTACATCTACGAGGGCAACAACCCTGCCAGCGATGTTGACAAAGACGGTCACTGCTGGCCTTGGTGCACCGCGCTCGCCGGCGCAGGCATCGGCGCAGTGGTCGGCGGCGGCTCGGAAGCTCTCGCCGAATGGATGCGCGGCCAGCCGCTCAGTGCTAGCCGCATCGAACACGCCGCCGAAGGAGGCGCGATTGCCGGGGCAATCATCGGCGCCATCGGCCCAGAAGCCGCCCCGGAAGCAGGGCTAGACGAAGCCGGCGGCAGCGCGTGGAATAAGATTGGAGGTACGATTCTGGGAAATTTGGTCGGCGGCGCAGCGGAACGGAAGCTGAACGGCCAAGCCGTCGCTGACCCCAAGGCGCTGGAGATCGACGCCGGCACAGGCGCGTTAGGCGGGACGTTTGCCGCGATCGCTGGCAAGGCGGTCGCCTCGACAGCTATACGCGAGGCGGCAACAGATGCAGCCGGAGTCGGTACCTCTGCTGCGACCCGGGAGGGACCGGCGAAGCCGGTCTGCAAGGAAAATACCCCGTGCGCGAAAGGCTCCGGGCCCGCTTCCGGGGCCGCGCAGCCCTCGACCGGTGGGGGCGCCCAATGAGCGCGCCGCGCACGGCGAGGCCCACTAACGGCGGGAAAGCCGTCACGTGGATTCTCAGCATCGTAATTTTTTTTCTCTGCCTGGACGGGTTCCTGGCGCAATCGCACCTTCCGTCTGCTGGACCCAGCGCCCTAAGGACCGTCGTACAAATCTTCGCGATCGCGCAGGCGGGAATGTTCCTCATCGTGGTCCAAATGGCGGCGGATTCAGTCAATGAGATCTGGCCCACCGCGCGGAACGCAGCGCGCAGGTTGAGAATCGCCGTTACCACTCTGGCCGCAGTTGGGGTATTCATCCTTATCGTTTTCGGTCTGCCGAGCTTACTCCTGGGCTGAGAAAGCTAACCTCATGTACGCCTACGACGCTCCCGCCGTCGACACTCTCGGCGCCCGCTACTACAGCTCCGGCCTCGGCCGCTTCCTCAGCCCCGACTGGAGCGCGGCGCCCGAGGCCACGCCGTACGCTAACCTGAGCAACCCGCAGTCGCTCAACCCCTACGCCTACGTCCTGAACAACCCGACCACAGCCACCGACCCGAACGGACACTGCTTCCTTGGCCTCTTCGGCAAAAACTGCAGAAAGCAGGCCCAATCGGTGAAGGAGGGCAACGCGTCCGATAATTCCTTCTCCGGCGCTCTCATGACGTCGCTGCTGGGAATGCGCGATGCTGTCACGGGCAGAATTCCTGCTAACGCCACGCCCGGGGAACGAAACGCGGCGAGCGCGGCTGGGATGGCGCTGATGGTCAGCGGCGTTGGCGAAGGAGAGGAGGTTGAGGCCGGGGTTAAGGAGATCGGCGAGCTTCTGGAGGGCGCCGTCGACGAAGGAGGGTCGGCATCACGGATCGTCGCCAGGCCAGGAGGGATCCAGCAGGCCACAAAAGATTTTGGAGCTCTGCCCGGTCAGGCCGCCGACAAGGGCCGCGGCGTACTGGTAGAGCAACTACCGGACGGTTCCAAGGCCATACTTCGAGACTTCAGCTCCGATGGCCGCCCTACGATCGAGATCCAGCACGCCGGCGGCCAAACTACGAAGATTCGCTACGGCGGGGGCCAATGAGGAAAATAACTGACCCGGACCGGATCGCCCGAATCTGCCAGGCGATGGCGCGAATGCTAAGCGGCGAACGTGGGTACGACCTACGCCTGGACTGGGCGAGGGGGCGGGCATTTCAGGTCGTCCCCGCTGAGTCCGCTGCCCGGATCCCGGCCGCCGACATCCCTCGCCTAGCCGCCGCCCTGAAGGAGTTCTCGGGCGGCAGCGCGATTGCGGTCAACATCGACGTCACCGACGAGCGCGGGGACGCCTTCGATGTCCAAATCGGCCCGGAGGGCCTCACCGAGGTGAACCGGGAACTCGGGTTGTACCGATTCCTCCTTACGCGGGAAGACGAGCCCTGGGCAATTGCCTGCAATGAATGGTACAACCTGTTCGCTGCCCCCGCGGAGTTGTTGACGGAGCTTCTAGGCGGCACGCTCGAAGAGGCGAGGGCCGAGTTCCAAGTATATGCCGACAGGCTCGGCGGCTCGCTCCCGGATGTCGCGGCGCTTTACCGGGAGCCAGCCTCATGAGCCCGGGCGCCCCGTGGTCGCCCCGGCCGGACGGTGCTCAGTCCTCGCATGCTCTCCCAAATTGCGAGAGGGGCGAGCAACGCCAGCGGCACGCTGATCAGCGGCGTTGCCTACAACGCCTTGGGCGAAGAGACCAGCGCATCGCTGGGCAACGGCT is drawn from bacterium and contains these coding sequences:
- a CDS encoding RHS repeat-associated core domain-containing protein encodes the protein LISVDNGSTASYVYGPEGRRVHEDVGGVVKEFVYGAGGQELTVVNASQGLIAGETYVGGRYLGTQTASAFVWAASDELGTARVRTNASGAPIETDTSWPFGAYLNNVGSVSNLHFTGKYRDGSSGLDYFGARYYDSGLGRFLTPDWSAAPEATPYANLSDPQSLNPYIYEGNNPASDVDKDGHCWPWCTALAGAGIGAVVGGGSEALAEWMRGQPLSASRIEHAAEGGAIAGAIIGAIGPEAAPEAGLDEAGGSAWNKIGGTILGNLVGGAAERKLNGQAVADPKALEIDAGTGALGGTFAAIAGKAVASTAIREAATDAAGVGTSAATREGPAKPVCKENTPCAKGSGPASGAAQPSTGGGAQ